One region of Fibrobacter sp. UWH6 genomic DNA includes:
- a CDS encoding LL-diaminopimelate aminotransferase — MNESIINPFYDRLPGSYLFSTIAKKIKEYQGTHANADIIRLGIGDVTTPIIPAAIEAMHKAVDEMACKNTFRGYGPEQGYDFLREAIIRGEYTPRGVEMDPDDVFVSDGSKCDVANIQELFAADVKIAIPDPVYPVYLDSNVMAGRTGFMQEDGHFSEVTYLASTAENNFQPDLPKNPVQLIYLCSPNNPTGTVLSRETLQKFVDYANETGAIILFDGAYNCYIQDESLPHSIYEIPGARTCAIEFRSFSKTAGFTGVRCAYTIVPHELGKLRAMWNRRQCTKFNGVNYVVQRAAESIYSPVGWEQTKAVIKGYMDTAFMIRSELTAAGYTVFGGEHAPYIWWKLENGEKSFDFFDRLLGTCEVVGTPGSGFGPCGEGYFRLTAFGDHEQTKVALKRIKEKL, encoded by the coding sequence ATGAACGAATCTATCATTAATCCATTTTACGATCGTCTTCCTGGCAGCTACCTTTTCTCTACTATCGCCAAGAAGATCAAGGAATACCAGGGCACCCACGCCAATGCCGACATTATCCGTCTGGGTATCGGCGACGTGACCACTCCCATTATCCCTGCCGCTATTGAAGCCATGCACAAGGCCGTAGACGAAATGGCATGCAAGAACACCTTCCGCGGTTACGGTCCGGAACAGGGTTATGACTTTTTGCGCGAAGCCATCATTCGCGGCGAATATACTCCCCGCGGTGTCGAAATGGATCCGGACGATGTGTTCGTCAGTGACGGTTCCAAGTGCGACGTGGCCAACATCCAGGAACTTTTTGCTGCCGACGTGAAGATCGCCATTCCCGATCCGGTTTATCCTGTTTACCTGGATTCCAACGTGATGGCTGGCCGTACCGGCTTTATGCAGGAAGATGGCCACTTCTCCGAAGTGACTTACCTGGCTTCTACCGCCGAAAACAACTTCCAGCCGGACCTTCCCAAGAACCCGGTGCAGCTGATTTACCTGTGCAGCCCCAACAACCCGACGGGCACCGTGCTTAGTCGCGAAACCCTCCAGAAGTTCGTGGATTACGCCAACGAAACCGGTGCCATCATCCTCTTCGATGGTGCTTACAACTGCTACATCCAGGATGAATCCCTGCCTCACTCCATTTATGAAATTCCGGGTGCCCGCACCTGCGCCATTGAATTCCGCAGCTTCAGTAAGACTGCTGGCTTTACCGGCGTCCGTTGCGCCTACACCATCGTTCCTCACGAACTGGGCAAGCTCCGCGCCATGTGGAATCGCCGCCAGTGCACCAAGTTTAACGGTGTGAACTACGTTGTGCAGCGCGCTGCCGAATCCATCTACAGCCCCGTAGGTTGGGAACAGACCAAGGCTGTGATCAAGGGCTACATGGATACCGCTTTCATGATCCGCTCTGAATTGACTGCTGCCGGCTACACCGTCTTTGGTGGCGAACATGCTCCCTACATCTGGTGGAAACTTGAAAACGGCGAAAAGTCCTTCGACTTCTTCGATCGCCTCCTTGGCACTTGCGAAGTGGTGGGTACTCCGGGTAGTGGCTTTGGCCCCTGCGGCGAAGGTTATTTCCGCTTGACCGCCTTCGGTGACCACGAACAGACCAAGGTTGCCCTGAAGCGTATTAAGGAAAAATTGTAA
- a CDS encoding SDR family oxidoreductase translates to MRYAVITGASSGIGAEFAKDLSARGYGLILVARREDRLQALAKELGTPAEVFTADLSSQSECERLGEFLEKFDVGVFINNAGFGDCGAFAETDLNKELRMINVNVIALHLLSKLAVRILAKNGGHLLNVGSSAGLMPSGPYMATYYATKAYVVSLTQAIAMELQESRSNVSASVLCPGPVKTEFNDVANVQFALPGISPKFCASYALKQMFKKKTIIVPSLFMKLATIAGKLLPRYVASKVAGTQQKKKLGKA, encoded by the coding sequence ATGAGATACGCAGTGATTACAGGCGCCAGCTCGGGCATCGGCGCCGAATTCGCAAAGGATTTGTCTGCCCGCGGTTATGGCCTTATTCTGGTTGCACGTCGTGAAGATCGACTGCAGGCCTTGGCCAAGGAATTAGGTACCCCCGCAGAAGTTTTCACTGCAGACCTTTCCAGCCAAAGCGAATGCGAACGCCTGGGAGAATTCCTGGAGAAGTTCGACGTGGGCGTGTTCATCAACAACGCAGGCTTCGGCGACTGCGGCGCCTTCGCCGAAACAGACCTGAACAAGGAACTGCGCATGATCAACGTGAACGTGATTGCGCTGCATCTGCTTTCGAAATTGGCGGTCCGCATTCTGGCCAAGAACGGCGGCCACCTCTTGAACGTAGGCTCCAGCGCAGGCCTGATGCCTTCCGGCCCCTACATGGCCACCTACTACGCCACCAAGGCCTACGTGGTCAGCCTCACCCAGGCCATCGCCATGGAACTTCAGGAATCAAGGTCTAACGTATCCGCCAGCGTTCTCTGCCCGGGCCCCGTAAAGACGGAATTCAACGACGTGGCCAACGTACAGTTCGCCCTGCCGGGAATCTCCCCCAAGTTCTGCGCCAGTTACGCCCTCAAGCAGATGTTCAAGAAGAAGACCATCATCGTTCCCAGCCTCTTCATGAAACTTGCCACCATAGCAGGAAAACTCCTCCCCCGCTACGTCGCCTCTAAGGTGGCCGGCACCCAGCAGAAAAAGAAGTTGGGCAAGGCATAA
- a CDS encoding sigma-54-dependent Fis family transcriptional regulator, whose amino-acid sequence MKQPIGPEISVIQKISAAIIHERDAEKLLSNVLAILDTELGMLRGTFTLRFGDTLKIEASHGMTEAEKQLGQYHIGEGITGHVAETRRSHVIPDLRKDSRFLNRTGSRNYDSQVAFICVPLIHDEELIGTLSVDRPVDVNTDLDHDVALLEIIANITGDAANECQEVHSEHAALLEENQKLRDMLSGNPTELVGNCREMQIVYEQVRQVAPSDATVLIRGGSGTGKEMIARAIVNLSARKDKPFITLNCAALPENLVESELFGHEKGAFTGAVNRRIGRAEAANGGTLFLDEIGDLTMQTQVKLLRFLQEKTFSRVGSNEELHSDVRFLAATSRNLEELMEKKLFREDLFYRLNIFPISMPDLAKRQSDIILLAEHFIEKMNLRYNKKVARLSTTAINLLMSYHWPGNVRELENCMERAVLTAADDCIHSYNLPPSLQTSLSTGSIISAEMKSAPLDVMMNNYERELITEAIKRHNGNISAAGRELGVSPRMMNYRMNKLGLNSK is encoded by the coding sequence ATGAAACAGCCCATCGGTCCAGAAATATCGGTCATTCAAAAGATTAGCGCCGCCATCATTCATGAACGTGATGCGGAAAAGTTGCTGAGCAACGTCCTTGCCATTCTAGATACGGAACTTGGCATGCTTCGAGGTACCTTCACCTTGCGTTTTGGCGATACCCTGAAGATTGAAGCCTCCCATGGCATGACTGAAGCTGAAAAGCAGCTGGGCCAGTACCACATTGGTGAGGGTATTACTGGACATGTGGCAGAAACTCGCCGTAGCCATGTCATTCCCGACCTGCGCAAGGATTCCAGGTTCCTGAACCGCACTGGCTCTCGTAATTACGATAGCCAGGTGGCCTTTATTTGCGTGCCCCTGATTCATGACGAGGAGCTGATTGGAACCCTTTCTGTGGACCGTCCGGTGGATGTGAACACGGACTTGGACCACGATGTGGCCTTGCTGGAAATTATCGCCAACATTACGGGTGATGCAGCCAACGAATGCCAGGAAGTCCATTCTGAACATGCCGCCTTGCTGGAAGAAAACCAGAAGCTCCGTGACATGTTGTCTGGCAATCCCACGGAACTGGTGGGTAACTGCCGCGAAATGCAGATTGTGTACGAACAGGTTCGCCAGGTGGCTCCTTCCGATGCTACCGTTTTGATTCGTGGTGGTAGCGGTACCGGTAAGGAAATGATCGCCCGCGCTATCGTGAACCTGTCTGCCCGTAAGGACAAGCCGTTCATTACCCTGAACTGTGCCGCCCTTCCCGAAAACCTTGTAGAAAGCGAACTCTTCGGTCACGAAAAGGGTGCCTTTACTGGCGCCGTGAACCGCCGTATCGGTCGTGCAGAAGCAGCCAATGGCGGCACTCTGTTCCTGGACGAAATTGGCGATCTCACCATGCAGACCCAGGTGAAGCTGCTCCGCTTCCTGCAGGAAAAGACTTTCAGCCGCGTGGGTAGTAACGAAGAGCTTCATTCCGATGTCCGCTTCCTGGCTGCAACTAGCCGCAACCTGGAAGAACTGATGGAAAAGAAGCTGTTCCGCGAAGACTTGTTCTACCGTCTGAACATTTTCCCGATTTCTATGCCGGATCTGGCCAAGCGCCAGAGCGATATCATCTTGCTGGCAGAACACTTCATCGAAAAGATGAACCTGCGCTACAACAAGAAGGTCGCTCGTTTGTCTACAACGGCCATCAACTTGCTCATGAGCTACCACTGGCCGGGTAACGTCCGTGAACTTGAAAACTGCATGGAGCGTGCTGTTCTCACTGCCGCTGACGATTGCATCCACAGCTACAACCTGCCGCCTTCGCTGCAGACCAGCCTTAGCACCGGCTCCATCATTTCTGCCGAAATGAAGAGCGCCCCGCTGGATGTGATGATGAATAACTACGAACGCGAATTGATTACCGAAGCCATCAAGCGCCACAACGGAAACATTTCTGCCGCTGGCCGCGAACTGGGCGTAAGCCCCCGCATGATGAACTACCGCATGAACAAGCTGGGGCTGAATTCTAAATAA
- the dapF gene encoding diaminopimelate epimerase, whose amino-acid sequence MSMKFSKWTGLGNDFVLVEPGEAFDMTPGAALDQRVIELCDRRFGIGADGVVVVTPLSSSEEYVVGEKDVRAGYDWNKKGNGVDFEMRIFNADGSEAAMCGNATRCVAKFIVSRGLGNGTSFVLHTKSGLIKPSILGSAASAADLEKMQVCVDMGAPRDFLGTIKLSAGSFDFTGETVSMGNPHTVIFVDDIEKIQLENWGVVLEHDKQFPDRCNIEFAQVVAPGKIRMRVWERGCGVTMACGTGSCATLVAAQRTGRVGLESDVVLDGGTLHIKHEEGGPVLMTGPAKECFRGEL is encoded by the coding sequence ATGTCAATGAAATTCTCCAAGTGGACCGGCCTCGGAAACGACTTCGTTCTGGTGGAACCGGGTGAAGCTTTTGATATGACTCCGGGTGCAGCCCTGGACCAGCGCGTGATTGAACTGTGCGACCGTCGTTTTGGCATTGGTGCCGATGGCGTGGTGGTGGTGACTCCGCTTTCTAGCTCCGAAGAATATGTGGTGGGCGAGAAGGATGTCCGTGCCGGCTACGACTGGAACAAGAAAGGCAATGGTGTAGATTTCGAAATGCGCATTTTTAATGCTGACGGTTCCGAAGCCGCCATGTGCGGAAACGCCACCCGTTGCGTTGCAAAGTTTATTGTGTCTCGTGGCCTGGGCAACGGGACCTCTTTTGTTCTGCACACCAAGAGCGGTCTGATCAAGCCGAGTATTTTGGGTTCCGCAGCAAGTGCCGCAGACCTAGAAAAAATGCAGGTTTGCGTAGACATGGGTGCTCCCCGTGATTTCCTGGGCACCATCAAGCTCTCTGCAGGCTCCTTTGATTTTACCGGTGAAACGGTCTCTATGGGCAATCCCCATACCGTGATTTTTGTAGACGATATCGAAAAGATCCAGCTTGAAAACTGGGGCGTTGTCCTGGAACACGATAAGCAGTTCCCGGACCGCTGCAACATTGAATTTGCTCAGGTGGTGGCTCCCGGCAAGATCCGTATGCGCGTGTGGGAACGCGGCTGTGGCGTGACCATGGCTTGCGGTACCGGCAGTTGCGCCACTCTGGTGGCTGCCCAGCGCACCGGTCGCGTTGGCCTGGAATCCGACGTGGTCCTGGATGGCGGAACCCTCCACATCAAGCACGAAGAAGGTGGCCCGGTTTTGATGACCGGCCCCGCGAAGGAATGCTTTAGAGGTGAGCTTTAG
- a CDS encoding fibrobacter succinogenes major paralogous domain-containing protein codes for MNKKFFGKKVVKFGFVAFALALGLAACGDGGSSNGPANNHEDTNISSVESEENLPSCTESGEGFVNFINGTKEGFICKDRKWVHYDMIADVEENLPGCTGSREGLSAYLYEEDRELNCVEGSWDVVGEVASSSSTSVPGTSSSVIPGTDPESSSDEAVDLSYATKCPVGHTCTYAPTEYLNPKVTYGELLDERDYQMYKTVEICDDKNENCQTWMAQNLNYAYTGVAFDNGYYTSDSTSWCYDDDPSYCAAYGRLYTWAAAVDSVAIYKNYGEECGYGKFCTRFSASALATAPVRGVCPSGWHLPSNAEWGALYTNVGGASYAGQKLKANTSLWTSYSGVTNDDSFGFSVLPAGGRNYYGYFYGQGDCAYFWSSTDYEYSSSYAWYQSFHYIDGYASQDYYGNYGKYNAFSVRCLKDSF; via the coding sequence ATGAACAAGAAATTTTTTGGAAAGAAAGTGGTAAAGTTTGGCTTTGTAGCCTTTGCTCTGGCTTTGGGCCTTGCCGCATGTGGTGATGGCGGCTCTTCAAACGGACCGGCTAATAACCATGAGGACACAAACATTTCTTCTGTTGAGTCTGAAGAAAATTTGCCCAGCTGTACAGAAAGCGGGGAAGGTTTCGTTAACTTTATTAATGGGACAAAGGAAGGTTTCATTTGCAAGGATCGTAAGTGGGTCCATTACGATATGATTGCGGACGTTGAAGAAAATCTGCCTGGCTGCACGGGGTCAAGAGAAGGCCTGTCAGCTTACCTTTATGAAGAAGACCGCGAGTTGAATTGCGTGGAAGGCTCCTGGGATGTTGTTGGCGAGGTCGCAAGTAGTTCTTCCACCAGTGTTCCTGGCACATCTTCCAGTGTCATTCCGGGCACTGACCCGGAATCTTCATCCGACGAAGCCGTTGATCTTTCTTACGCTACAAAATGCCCTGTGGGCCATACATGCACTTACGCACCTACCGAATACTTGAATCCGAAGGTCACCTATGGCGAACTTCTGGATGAGCGTGACTACCAGATGTACAAGACGGTAGAAATCTGCGACGATAAGAATGAAAATTGCCAGACCTGGATGGCCCAGAACCTGAACTATGCTTACACCGGAGTGGCTTTTGACAACGGCTATTATACCTCCGACTCCACCAGCTGGTGCTATGACGATGATCCAAGTTATTGCGCAGCCTATGGTCGCCTATATACCTGGGCAGCCGCGGTTGACTCTGTTGCTATTTACAAGAACTACGGTGAGGAATGTGGCTATGGCAAGTTTTGTACCCGTTTCAGTGCCTCTGCATTGGCTACGGCGCCTGTTCGTGGCGTTTGCCCCAGCGGCTGGCACCTGCCGAGCAATGCTGAATGGGGTGCTCTCTATACGAATGTGGGCGGGGCCAGCTATGCCGGTCAGAAGCTGAAGGCGAACACCAGCCTGTGGACCTCTTATAGTGGAGTGACTAATGATGATTCTTTTGGATTCTCGGTTCTCCCTGCCGGTGGCCGCAACTACTACGGTTATTTCTACGGTCAAGGCGACTGCGCCTACTTCTGGAGTTCTACTGATTACGAGTACAGCAGCAGCTATGCGTGGTACCAGAGCTTCCACTACATCGACGGCTACGCGTCCCAGGACTACTACGGCAACTACGGCAAGTACAACGCGTTCTCCGTCCGTTGCCTTAAGGACTCTTTCTAA
- a CDS encoding fibrobacter succinogenes major paralogous domain-containing protein: MNRLATLGFGLALCGVFSACGSDGGTSSSEDNNPEFESSSSAGENLSSSQNLITSSATETLSSAEVVNLSSSAVDGSGSSAESVGSSSSVFNKSSSSVSSGSNPAGGLNSDGTFTDSRDGRVYKTVKVGNQVWMAENLQYEIADGSACYNDDSGYCEVFGRLYSWDAATDACPEGWTLPSELDWYALVDEVGDADLRFSQGWAGGMPPKNDYDFAVLAAGYGSYGFFSSNGSSAIFWTATENCTVGGASCEESIGFVFGYESPKPSRSSLEKEIVVSVRCIMESSGTQDNSSSSASLVDPSTVVKGSMTDARDGKTYKTVTIGTQTWMAENLNYAYNLPTATLDSSSICFENNPESCAQFGRLYLWSAAMDSAAVFGTAGKHCGYAEGNWDHVCERPNLKTRGVCPEGWHIPSKDAWNTLFSAVGGRLTAAPKLKATDGWAENGNGTDDYGFSAVPTGFWEDPDRFGGAGERTEFWASTEDNGYNAWEARFGYYSGEVDFWPGSKKYGASVRCIKD; this comes from the coding sequence ATGAATCGTCTTGCTACATTAGGCTTTGGTCTTGCCTTGTGCGGAGTATTTTCTGCTTGCGGCAGTGATGGCGGTACCTCGTCCAGCGAAGATAATAATCCCGAATTTGAAAGCAGTTCCTCTGCTGGTGAAAACTTGAGTTCTTCGCAGAACCTGATTACGAGTTCCGCGACGGAAACTTTGTCCTCTGCGGAGGTTGTGAACTTGTCAAGTTCTGCGGTTGACGGATCCGGTAGCTCGGCGGAATCGGTAGGATCAAGTTCTTCTGTTTTCAATAAATCCAGCAGCTCCGTTTCTTCAGGATCAAACCCAGCGGGCGGTCTCAATTCTGACGGCACGTTTACGGATTCCCGCGACGGTCGTGTCTATAAGACGGTGAAGGTTGGTAACCAGGTCTGGATGGCCGAAAATTTGCAATATGAGATTGCGGATGGAAGCGCCTGCTATAACGATGACTCTGGTTATTGCGAAGTTTTTGGTCGCCTGTATTCCTGGGATGCCGCAACGGATGCTTGTCCTGAAGGCTGGACTCTGCCCAGTGAATTGGACTGGTATGCCCTGGTTGATGAAGTGGGTGATGCAGACTTAAGATTCTCCCAGGGATGGGCTGGGGGCATGCCTCCTAAAAATGATTATGACTTTGCTGTGTTGGCTGCTGGTTATGGATCTTATGGATTTTTCTCTTCCAATGGCAGCTCCGCTATTTTCTGGACTGCCACGGAAAATTGCACGGTGGGAGGGGCTTCCTGTGAAGAAAGTATTGGCTTCGTTTTTGGCTACGAGAGCCCGAAACCGTCGAGAAGTTCTTTGGAAAAGGAAATTGTTGTCTCGGTTCGTTGTATAATGGAATCTAGTGGGACTCAGGACAATTCTTCCTCTTCCGCTTCGCTTGTTGATCCCTCGACCGTTGTGAAGGGGTCCATGACGGATGCCCGTGACGGCAAGACTTACAAGACGGTGACTATCGGAACGCAGACCTGGATGGCTGAAAATCTGAACTATGCCTACAATCTTCCGACGGCGACTTTGGATTCTTCCAGCATCTGTTTCGAAAATAATCCGGAATCCTGCGCTCAGTTTGGTCGCCTGTATTTGTGGAGTGCCGCCATGGATTCTGCTGCTGTATTTGGAACGGCGGGCAAGCATTGCGGTTATGCCGAAGGCAACTGGGATCATGTCTGCGAAAGGCCTAATTTGAAAACCCGTGGTGTTTGTCCGGAAGGCTGGCATATTCCCAGCAAAGACGCGTGGAATACCTTGTTTAGTGCGGTGGGAGGTAGGCTTACTGCTGCTCCGAAGTTGAAGGCTACAGATGGTTGGGCAGAAAATGGAAACGGAACGGATGATTACGGTTTTTCTGCAGTGCCTACGGGCTTTTGGGAAGATCCTGATCGTTTTGGCGGTGCAGGCGAACGCACGGAATTCTGGGCCAGCACTGAAGATAATGGATATAACGCCTGGGAAGCACGATTTGGCTATTATTCTGGTGAGGTTGATTTCTGGCCTGGCAGTAAAAAGTATGGTGCATCTGTCCGTTGCATAAAAGACTGA
- a CDS encoding glutamate synthase subunit beta, with protein sequence MALVQRIQDVYRPVEERVKDLKEVERLFTEEEIKAQAGRCADCGIPFCHGAGCPLGNLIPEFNTAVAAGDIRKGYDIISKTAFFPEFTGRVCPALCEASCTRQLNDDAVMVRQVEKFMIETAFKEGWVELPEAAPNGKTVAVIGSGPAGLFAAESLRRKGYAVTVYEKKPKVGGLLRYGIPNWKLEKEVIDRRVSLMEKAGIKFVCNCEIGKDISAEYIRKNFDYLFLAIGTPNARDLNIPGRDAEGIYLALDFLHGEGEKYNAKGKKVLIIGGGDTGNDCVGKSLREGCKSVLQVEFMPKPPEERSPSTPWPDWPYMLRTSYAHHEGGERRWNVSSKQFIVKDGKVAGVEAVKVEWEMAPNGRPIKPNEVPNSTEIIDADLVVLAMGFTGVPAEGIVKDLGLELTPRTAIIQDPSRNIYAVGDCANGASLVVRAMADAKAKVKSL encoded by the coding sequence ATGGCATTAGTACAGAGAATCCAGGACGTGTACCGCCCCGTAGAAGAACGCGTTAAGGACTTGAAGGAAGTTGAACGCCTCTTCACAGAAGAAGAAATTAAGGCACAGGCAGGCCGCTGTGCTGATTGCGGCATCCCTTTCTGCCATGGTGCAGGCTGCCCTCTGGGTAACCTGATTCCCGAATTTAATACCGCCGTAGCTGCAGGCGACATCCGCAAGGGCTACGACATTATCAGCAAGACTGCTTTCTTCCCGGAATTCACGGGCCGTGTTTGCCCCGCCCTCTGCGAAGCTAGCTGCACCCGCCAATTGAACGATGACGCCGTCATGGTTCGCCAGGTGGAAAAGTTTATGATCGAAACCGCCTTCAAGGAAGGCTGGGTGGAACTGCCCGAAGCTGCTCCCAACGGCAAGACGGTGGCTGTGATCGGTTCTGGTCCTGCAGGCCTCTTTGCTGCAGAAAGCCTCCGCCGCAAGGGTTACGCAGTAACCGTCTACGAAAAGAAGCCCAAGGTTGGCGGCCTCCTCCGTTACGGCATTCCTAACTGGAAGCTGGAAAAGGAAGTCATCGACCGTCGCGTTTCCCTCATGGAAAAGGCTGGCATCAAGTTTGTCTGCAATTGCGAAATCGGCAAGGACATTTCTGCTGAATACATCCGCAAGAATTTCGATTACCTGTTCCTGGCTATCGGTACTCCCAACGCTCGCGATTTGAACATTCCTGGACGCGATGCAGAAGGTATCTACCTGGCTCTGGACTTCCTTCATGGTGAAGGTGAAAAGTATAATGCCAAGGGCAAGAAGGTCTTGATCATTGGCGGTGGCGACACCGGTAACGACTGCGTGGGCAAATCCCTCCGTGAAGGCTGCAAGAGCGTTCTCCAGGTGGAATTCATGCCCAAGCCTCCTGAAGAACGTTCCCCGTCTACTCCGTGGCCGGATTGGCCGTACATGCTGCGCACCAGCTATGCTCACCACGAAGGTGGCGAACGTCGCTGGAATGTGTCTTCCAAGCAGTTCATTGTGAAGGACGGCAAGGTGGCTGGCGTGGAAGCTGTGAAGGTTGAATGGGAAATGGCTCCCAACGGTCGTCCCATCAAGCCTAATGAAGTTCCCAATTCTACAGAAATCATTGACGCTGATTTGGTGGTTCTGGCTATGGGCTTTACCGGCGTTCCGGCTGAAGGTATTGTGAAGGACCTGGGCCTTGAATTGACTCCGCGTACTGCAATCATTCAGGATCCGTCCCGCAACATCTACGCTGTAGGTGACTGCGCTAACGGAGCTAGCCTGGTTGTAAGAGCCATGGCCGACGCAAAGGCAAAGGTCAAGAGCTTATAG
- a CDS encoding NAD(+) synthase, producing MFGFYRFASVCPNLKVADTAFNTTEIIRCGKLAQAEGAAVTVFPELCITGYTCSDLFHQELLLKNAYASLQKIAEAFADTDMIVAVGLPLRMFGRLYNCAAFVQRGNLIAVTPKIHLPNQREFYEKRHFNSGRDLLNSADRISWDFPGFGEVPVTNFIRTGCLDGSEVCFGVELCEDLWTPMPPSGELALAGANVILNLSASDALVGKGDYRRNLVMNQSARCMAAYVYSSAGVQESTTDMVFSGHLMIAENGSMLAESKTYGRDSEIIYADVDVQRLNMQRLSEGSFQDFDATPYFATAAEFGPLPEIAVGENVDALKYRYVCPTPFVPGNIETRDANCKEIFNIQCAGLAKRIEASRSKRVVVGLSGGLDSTLALLVIAETFKLLKRPASEILVLTMPGFGTTNRTKNNAVEMANLLGVELRTVSIKDACMQHFSDIGHDPAVLNVTYENVQARERTQILMDVANKEGGIVVGTGDLSEIALGWSTYNADHMSMYAVNCDIPKTLVRHVVAWYADRARNFFAADVAAGSADETAAFKSADALSAVLRDILDTPVSPELLPADANGQIAQKTESILGAYEIHDFYLYHFAKYGAEPAKMLFLAKHAFAGLYPDEELERCLTLFVRRFFTQQFKRSCIPDGPKVGTISLSPRADWRMPSDASFADWLTNSLNASFRE from the coding sequence ATGTTCGGATTTTATCGATTTGCTTCTGTCTGCCCCAACCTGAAGGTTGCGGACACTGCTTTTAATACTACTGAAATTATCCGTTGCGGTAAGCTTGCCCAGGCTGAGGGGGCTGCGGTAACGGTGTTCCCGGAACTTTGCATTACGGGTTATACTTGCAGTGACTTGTTCCACCAGGAACTGTTGCTGAAGAACGCTTATGCCAGCTTGCAGAAGATTGCAGAAGCATTTGCCGATACCGATATGATTGTGGCGGTGGGTTTGCCCTTGCGCATGTTTGGCCGCCTCTATAACTGTGCTGCCTTTGTTCAGCGCGGAAACCTGATTGCGGTGACTCCGAAAATTCATTTGCCCAACCAGCGTGAATTCTACGAAAAGCGCCACTTTAATAGCGGACGCGACTTGCTGAATTCTGCAGATCGTATTTCCTGGGATTTCCCCGGCTTTGGAGAAGTACCGGTAACCAACTTTATCCGCACGGGTTGTCTGGACGGTTCCGAGGTTTGCTTTGGCGTAGAACTCTGCGAAGACTTGTGGACTCCTATGCCTCCCAGCGGTGAACTGGCCTTGGCCGGTGCAAATGTAATCCTGAATCTTTCTGCCAGCGACGCCTTGGTGGGGAAGGGCGATTACCGCCGTAACCTGGTCATGAACCAGTCTGCCCGTTGCATGGCTGCCTATGTCTATTCTTCTGCCGGCGTTCAGGAATCGACCACCGACATGGTTTTCAGCGGTCACTTGATGATTGCCGAAAACGGTAGCATGCTGGCCGAAAGCAAGACCTATGGCCGCGACTCCGAAATCATTTATGCGGATGTTGATGTGCAGCGCCTGAATATGCAACGTTTGAGCGAAGGCTCCTTCCAGGACTTTGACGCAACGCCTTATTTCGCTACTGCGGCTGAGTTTGGACCGTTGCCGGAAATTGCCGTGGGTGAAAACGTGGACGCTCTCAAGTATCGCTATGTTTGTCCCACGCCTTTTGTTCCGGGTAACATCGAAACTCGTGATGCCAACTGCAAGGAAATCTTTAACATTCAGTGTGCGGGCTTGGCCAAGCGTATCGAGGCTTCCCGCTCCAAGCGTGTTGTTGTTGGCCTGAGCGGTGGCCTGGATTCCACCTTGGCTTTGCTGGTCATTGCCGAAACTTTCAAACTGTTGAAGCGCCCCGCCTCTGAAATCCTGGTACTGACCATGCCTGGCTTTGGTACGACCAACCGCACCAAGAACAATGCGGTGGAAATGGCAAACCTTTTGGGCGTTGAACTGCGCACCGTGTCCATCAAGGATGCCTGCATGCAGCACTTCAGCGACATCGGTCATGATCCTGCCGTGCTGAACGTGACTTACGAAAACGTCCAGGCCCGCGAACGAACCCAGATCCTTATGGATGTGGCCAACAAGGAAGGCGGTATCGTGGTTGGTACCGGCGACCTTTCTGAAATCGCTCTGGGTTGGAGCACCTATAACGCTGACCATATGTCCATGTACGCCGTGAACTGCGACATTCCCAAGACTTTGGTGCGTCATGTGGTGGCCTGGTATGCTGATCGCGCCCGCAATTTCTTTGCCGCAGATGTAGCCGCTGGCTCCGCCGACGAGACTGCTGCTTTCAAGTCCGCCGATGCGCTTTCCGCAGTGCTTCGCGACATTTTGGATACTCCCGTTTCTCCGGAACTTCTGCCTGCCGACGCCAACGGCCAGATTGCCCAGAAGACCGAATCCATCCTTGGCGCCTACGAAATTCACGATTTCTATCTGTACCATTTTGCAAAGTACGGTGCAGAACCTGCAAAGATGCTGTTCCTGGCAAAGCATGCCTTCGCCGGTCTTTATCCCGACGAAGAACTGGAACGCTGCCTTACTTTGTTTGTACGCCGCTTCTTTACCCAGCAGTTCAAGCGCAGCTGCATTCCCGACGGCCCCAAGGTGGGTACCATCTCCCTGTCGCCTCGTGCCGACTGGAGAATGCCCAGCGACGCAAGCTTTGCTGATTGGCTCACCAATTCCCTGAACGCAAGCTTTAGGGAATAA